In Plodia interpunctella isolate USDA-ARS_2022_Savannah chromosome 1, ilPloInte3.2, whole genome shotgun sequence, one DNA window encodes the following:
- the Piezo gene encoding piezo-type mechanosensitive ion channel component isoform X4, with amino-acid sequence MAANYCTILMVRVVLPVGLLLSIALRPFGLSLIYLLLYLLAPLIQVFNNDNSKLACRRLLHLNIVVSITLLLTHAAWHGVLVMFPPYGSLLETYPLMQRIGHNLGLVGYNTIKPWMAVHYLAPELLMTVTSVVVYMVVQKVTVLTSEGLVRKDMNYQRYPMLTSAGKYLCLILIMFSGILRPNVVSGIYFLVFMGAATAWSLGQPLNRGFAIAGRFVMFVMALNIITLLVYQCNWIIEMFPPNMGIARYFGLTQVVAIIDTDPHNFSFIVKYDQKWMQLASPIVILFTYCILAIETRELLKPKVAFKYINSKALSGNPSETTPLMNRAHSGTGRRWSGVRSRHFRQDSTGSVVVGTLGDDTMTDIEESSVVDEIIAAVIDFFQIVVRSSYIATTITMMAWSIMFHSWLTFVFLMWANIVWLRQDQRSFMLKTSPVLVLYAMSLLILQYVYGMNLTELELPSSVPEVNLRQIGVMRPEGEPCVPILIKTLFTCMFWVTLRQRVQEIRQKRQSIVATDLAAPLQLTVSTGASAIEEQRDTEYQSRLLRVLGVSFRRFCARYWIYVVVIMLFVIGITGDRMTIFRIIYMFLFLVFILMFQISWYYWRRLMYVFWITLIMYSMLNLILIYIYQFDNFSKTIETYLMINEKLQHDLGLDTYDPADLFVKLLTPTLFLIITIMQVHYFHKDFMELSDPKTQTNSVARDIESNRQSPGPGGSTMRDDDLPPLPIEEEPQLSREPNVRWNQQTTVMAAINEDPNARSTPDPNVPTTSDPNARTEQRSNSPNTTDNKDQNVRIKAQDPKTMNTQNLNIRAADNSNAVKTSDTDDSHSLGVSSAYSRTQRSNRNTSHGYQNSDLMRGTAAFHKWLCSNYRQIRHKVYAFMDKLFLYLHLHLVKIVFFALMLLCVCNVCAMHMPIMVIISPALWLSAKKQRFCLLFLSTLISIYLMALMVYQIDYIQSSFFDVNCTFLDANGTAVSSTYSNANWVGFHKTSKHKPLVTLVKGYIGIICTFTFYSLLTYRHQSKGEIGSTRVRELIYPKITRKEADIDLLHCFKYVVNYGFYKFGVEVTLMALIAVIGSRMDVYAVIYSLWLTILVSLKRPKQARVWPAFCVFVAVVVPFQYALCVGFLPQFCVDYPWRVSNIVSETQMKHIRTWLFLPYLEEPPHALKLVFDYILLLFATRQLIVFRTEKKYGDSYPGGSNDENIGQDWETAHFVNPVPDFLGFVGSWLDVLKRMVFLGMLWVTLAIMFMTGTNRVNLFSIGYLIGSFIFLWQGTDFYLRPKEVILLWWSWLLRYNVAVVSVKVLLQIPGCIFSGVLQDHACWLVQLLGIGCVDKFAGGNIAQFIKMQYSKEATCSVPQEDIGLAWDGVCFAFLILQRRLFNSYYFFRVIDESKATTVLASRGAELIEELRQKQMQIQEDQEVKILEKIKVKMERIKANQKKIQGAFIKDLPHHDRGGKSGPARRVFTKRHEAGGRQRYRPPTSHQKAVRSGDYYMFDEFDDTEVPMKGDEESSEDEDAPKEMGIGKLLSTVIKTDVKTAVNMRRASAPAVRSARQQSINSYPSSYPEQGKQVQRQDEDKSIMDDRQRLERERTGPVSELDEFAPEPEPETWFEKVKRLANMSWMFINSLLVSLTRHLMKYSRDYRYVSRTLSVEKKILKEKEGFGIGIREGSQMIWEPLPETIAHQVSARKLSDISVPEIRILAPSMERGLDASPPPHRKDSTSETTRQEIDDDTSEHESAFSLQSSESKDVTTLEEQDDSVFKHEHTPFVYLMYALWYSVVAHTDVVCYIMVFINQIQSATILSIPLPLMVFMWGTLTIPRPTKTFWVTLIAYTEVIVLIKSMFQFEILPWNQNVIPNNMPFTAPRIIGIERKYNYAIYDLLLLLIIFLHRFMLKSLGLWKESTPEIELREDMIYHLTDEDTQNVVEGRTYEVGRKYLQRHNQAGPSPPEAEKSSPAISNAHGQSFRDHSRDEQDTAGPSKPPIGPPLPDDDHYKVNDDKEPIIAVTTVLENNNNHYPQVILLSIQRYMRPTKMFFKRMLAPGARVTADVYAYMFLCDFFNFLVVIFGFAAFGTHQGDGGVQAYLEENKVPIPFLVMLILQFGLIVIDRALYLRKFMMGKILFQYALIVGVHVWMFFVLPFITERTFNALWPPPIWYMLKCVYLLLSAYQIRCGYPRRIIGNFLCKSYRFLNMIFFRGFMAVPFVFELRTLMDWIWTDTSMTLMDWLKMEDIFANVFLLKCSRYVEDEFPQPRGEKKSTVVKYLLGGGVLAFVIAIIWFPLVFFAVGNTVGKPNPPTDVTVKIRIGPYLPVYQMSAQSHNIDVYSQQDYTQLGNLYGRDRTAQTFLSNYMYNDVAVVSINPNSTMTWDISPPELARLENEAMSNATITVKFTFVITHPTNAVPNPPTIEDHREVEMLALEPDGKRNPERETLVQMLQGTAPPNAWLTVKLLFPKFVKVFNKGEAKPAYQLISWDPDIEVVERMYRDVKMRLEREDITNKMYWRVHESCSLRDKLKSVPMNNCDLLVMYTFNDKLFPETLNFISGSGIIGLYTTFVFLASRILRGFFSGIYTKIMFDDLPNVDRVLQLCLDIYLVREALELALEEDLFAKLVFLYRSPETMIKWSRPKEDTEEQRALPPSR; translated from the exons gtATAGCATTGCGACCATTCGGACTCTCCCTCATATACTTGCTACTGTACCTGTTAGCGCCTCTTATACAAGTTTTTAACAACGACAATAGCAAAC TTGCCTGCCGCCGCTTGCTGCATCTAAACATAGTGGTGTCGATCACATTATTGCTGACCCACGCAGCATGGCACGGGGTGCTGGTTATGTTCCCCCCCTACGGCTCCTTGCTGGAGACCTATCCGCTAATGCAACGGATCGGACACAACCTCGGCCTCGTCGGCTACAACACCATAAAACCGTGGATGGCTGTACATTATCTGGCGCCAGAG ttattAATGACAGTGACTTCAGTGGTGGTATATATGGTAGTACAGAAAGTGACAGTACTAACTTCGGAAGGACTAGTAAGGAAAGACATGAATTATCAGCGATATCCCATGCTTACGAGTGCTG GGAAGTACCTGTGTCTCATCCTGATAATGTTCTCTGGTATATTGCGTCCAAATGTGGTGTCAGGGATATACTTTCTGGTGTTCATGGGCGCCGCGACCGCGTGGTCGTTGGGGCAGCCGCTGAATCGCGGGTTCGCCATTGCCGGACGCTTCGTCATGTTCGTCATGGCCCTCAATATCATCACGTTGCTCGTGTACCAATGCAATTGGATTATAGAGATGTTCCCACCTAATATGGGGATAGCCAG ATACTTTGGATTGACGCAAGTGGTCGCTATCATCGATACAGACCCAcacaatttttcattcatagtGAAATATGACCAAAAGTGGATGCAACTTGCAAGCCCTATAGTCATACTCTTTACATATTGCATCCTTGCTATAGAAACTCGGGAACTCTTAAAACCAAAG GTTgcatttaagtacataaattcaAAAGCACTCAGCGGGAACCCCAGTGAGACCACTCCT TTGATGAACCGCGCCCACAGCGGCACCGGCCGGCGCTGGTCTGGTGTCCGGTCCCGTCACTTCCGGCAGGACTCCACCGGGTCGGTGGTCGTCGGCACCCTTGGCGAtg atacaATGACGGATATAGAAGAGTCCAGTGTAGTCGATGAAATCATAGCCGCTGTTAtagattttttccaaattgtagtcag atcGTCATACATAGCTACGACGATCACGATGATGGCGTGGAGTATCATGTTCCACTCGTGGCTCACGTTCGTGTTCCTCATGTGGGCGAACATCGTGTGGCTGCGCCAGGACCAACGGTCCTTCATGCTCAAAACCAGTCCCGTACTCGTCCTTTACGCAATGTCGTTGCTGATCTTACAGTATGTTTATGGCATGAATCTAACAGAACTTGAGCTTCCTTCATCTGTGCCG gAAGTTAATCTTCGTCAAATTGGCGTTATGCGGCCGGAAGGTGAGCCGTGCGTGCCTATCTTGATTAAGACGCTGTTCACATGTATGTTTTGGGTAACGCTGCGACAAAGGGTTCAAGAGATCCGCCAGAAGCGCCAGTCTATCGTTGCCACCGATCTGGCCGCACCTTTACAGCTCACTGTCTCTACAGGCGCCAGCG CGATAGAAGAGCAACGCGATACAGAATACCAATCTCGACTCCTGCGCGTCCTAGGCGTGTCTTTCCGTCGATTTTGCGCACGCTATTGGATATACGTCGTCGTCATAATGTTGTTCGTGATAGGAATCACCGGTGACCGCATGACTATCTTCCGCATTATCTACATGTTCCTGTTTCTAGTCTTCATCCTCATGTTccaa ATTAGTTGGTATTATTGGCGTCGGTTGATGTATGTGTTTTGGATAACACTCATCATGTACTCGATGTTAAAtctcatattaatatatatctacCAGTTCGACAACTTTTCCAAAACAATAGAGACTTATTTGATGATAAACGAAAaatt ACAACACGACTTGGGCTTGGACACGTACGACCCGGCGGACTTGTTCGTCAAGTTGCTGACCCCCACACTCTTCCTCATCATCACCATCATGCAAGTCCACTACTTCCACAAAGACTTTATGGAGCTCTCTGATCCCAAGAC ACAAACGAATAGCGTTGCAAGAGATATAGAATCGAATAGACAAAGTCCAGGTCCCGGTGGATCTACTATGAGAGACGATGAC ctTCCACCTCTGCCTATAGAGGAGGAACCACAGCTGAGTCGTGAACCCAACGTCAGGTGGAACCAGCAAACCACAGTTATGGCAGCAATTAACGAAGATCCCAATGCCAGAAGTACGCCAGATCCCAATGTTCCAACTACTTCAGACCCGAATGCTAGAACTGAGCAACGTTCAAATAGTCCGAATACCACAGATAATAAAGATCAAAATGTCAGAATTAAAGCTCAAGATCCCAAGACCATGAACACTCAAAACCTCAATATCAGAGCAGCTGATAACTCTAATGCCGTGAAAACATCGGATACCGATGACTCTCATTCTTTAGGCGTATCGTCGGCATACTCAAGGACACAGAGATCCAATCG AAATACGTCGCACGGATATCAAAATTCTGACTTGATGCGAGGCACGGCCGCGTTCCATAAGTGGCTGTGTAGCAACTACCGCCAGATCAGGCACAAGGTATATGCCTTTATGGACAAGCTGTTCCTGTACCTACATCTACACCTCGTCAAGATTGTATTCTTCGCCCTCATGCTGCTTTGTGTCTGCAAT GTATGCGCGATGCACATGCCCATTATGGTTATAATATCTCCGGCCCTTTGGCTGAGCGCTAAAAAGCAGCGATTTTGCTTGCTCTTCTTATCCACTCTCATCAGCATCTACCTCATGGCGCTGATGGTCTATCAGATAGACTACATACAAAGTTCCTTCTTCGACGTCAACTGTactttt cTTGATGCCAACGGCACGGCGGTCTCGTCGACATACAGCAATGCAAACTGGGTCGGATTCCACAAGACGAGCAAGCACAAACCACTCGTGACACTGGTCAAGGGGTACATTGGCATCATATGTACCTTCACCTTCTACTCGCTCCTCACTTACCGCCATCAAAGTAAAGg tgaaATTGGTTCGACGCGAGTTCGAGAACTTATTTACCCAAAGATAACTCGCAAAGAGGCCGATATAGACTTActacattgttttaaatacgTGGTCAACTACGGGTTTTATAAATTCGGTGTGGAG gtaaCCCTGATGGCTTTGATTGCTGTGATCGGCTCACGAATGGACGTGTACGCCGTGATATATTCCTTGTGGCTGACGATACTGGTGTCCCTGAAGAGGCCCAAGCAGGCGCGTGTTTGGCCGGCCTTCTGTGTGTTTGTGGCCGTAGTGGTGCCGTTCCAATATGCGCTGTGTGTGGGCTTCCTACCGCAGTTCTGTGTGGATTACCCTTGGAGAGTCAGCAATATAGTGTCTGAGacg CAAATGAAGCATATTCGAACATGGCTATTCCTCCCGTACCTCGAAGAGCCACCGCACGCATTGAAGCTCGTGTTCGACTACATCCTGCTGTTGTTCGCGACGCGACAGCTAATCGTGTTTAGGACGGAGAAAAAATATGGTGACAGTTACCCGGGAGGCTCCAACGACGAGAACATAGGCCAGGACTGGGAGACCGCCCATTTCGTCAACCCAGTGCCTGATTTCCTCGGATTTGTggg GTCATGGCTAGACGTTTTGAAGCGTATGGTGTTTCTAGGCATGCTGTGGGTGACTCTAGCCATCATGTTCATGACGGGAACCAACAGAGTCAATCTCTTCTCTATTGGCTACCTGATCGGTTCTTTCATATTTCTGTGGCAAGGCACCGACTTCTATTTGAGGCCAAAGGAAGTCATATTATTGTg GTGGTCGTGGTTGCTGCGCTACAACGTAGCGGTGGTGTCCGTGAAGGTGCTGCTGCAGATCCCGGGCTGCATATTCAGCGGCGTGCTGCAGGACCACGCGTGCTGGCTCGTGCAGCTGCTCGGCATCGGCTGCGTGGACAAGTTCGCGGGCGGGAACATAGCGCAGTTCATCAAGATGCAGTACAGCAAG gAAGCAACATGTTCAGTGCCCCAAGAGGACATAGGGCTGGCGTGGGACGGCGTTTGCTTTGCGTTCCTGATACTGCAGCGGCGGCTGTTCAACAGCTATTACTTCTTCAGGGTGATCGACGAGAGCAAAGCTACCACCGTCTTGGCTTCTAG AGGAGCGGAGTTGATCGAGGAATTGAGACAAAAGCAGATGCAGATACAAGAAGACCAAGAGGTGAAGATATTGGAGAAGATCAAAGTGAAAATGGAAAGGATAAAAGCTAATCAGAAGAAGATTCAGGGTGCCTTTATAAAGGACTTACCACATCATGACAGAG GAGGTAAATCAGGTCCAGCTAGGCGAGTGTTCACGAAGAGACATGAAg CGGGCGGCAGACAGCGATATAGGCCACCGACCAGCCATCAGAAGG CGGTCCGTTCTGGCGACTACTACATGTTCGACGAATTCGATGATACTGAAGTTCCTATGAAAGGAGATGAAGAATCAAGTGAAGACGAAGACGCACCTAAGGAAATGGGTATCGGCAAG CTGCTGTCGACGGTGATCAAGACCGACGTGAAGACGGCGGTGAACATGCGGCGGGCCTCGGCCCCCGCCGTGCGCTCCGCCCGCCAACAATCCATCAACAGCTACCCGTCCTCTTACCCGGAGCAG ggTAAGCAGGTTCAAAGGCAGGATGAAGACAAATCTATCATGGACGACCGCCAGCGGCTGGAGAGAGAGCGCACCGGCCCTGTCTCCGAACTCGACGAATTCGCCCCAGAACCAG AACCGGAGACGTGGTTCGAGAAAGTGAAGCGGCTCGCGAACATGTCCTGGATGTTCATCAACAGTCTGCTGGTGTCGCTGACACGACATCTCATGAAGTACTCTAGGGATTACAGATACGTATCCCGAACACTTTCCGTAGAGAAGAAAATTCTCAAG GAGAAGGAAGGCTTCGGAATAGGAATAAGAGAGGGCTCTCAAATGATATGGGAACCGTTGCCAGAAACCATTGCTCATCAGGTGTCAGC CCGTAAGTTAAGCGATATAAGCGTGCCGGAGATTCGGATATTGGCGCCGAGTATGGAGCGGGGCCTCGACGCCTCGCCGCCGCCGCACCGCAAGGATTCCACCTCGGAGACCACGCGCCAAGAAATTGACGACGACACATCTGAACACGAGAGCGCGTTTAGCCTTCAGTCTAGCGAAAG TAAGGACGTGACCACGCTGGAAGAACAGGACGACTCGGTGTTCAAACATGAGCACACGCCGTTCGTGTACCTTATGTACGCATTGTGGTACTCTGTGGTCGCTCATACGGACGTCGTGTGTTATATTATGGTGTTTATTAACCAG ATTCAATCGGCGACGATTCTATCGATTCCATTACCGCTCATGGTGTTTATGTGGGGGACGTTGACGATACCACGGCCCACGAAGACATTTTGGGTCACACTTATCGCCTATACTGAG GTGATCGTGCTGATCAAAAGCATGTTCCAATTCGAGATCCTGCCGTGGAACCAGAACGTGATCCCTAACAATATGCCGTTCACAGCGCCGAGGATCATCGGCATCGAGCGCAAGTACAACTACGCAATCTACGACCTGCTGCTCTTGCTCATCATATTCCTACACAG GTTCATGCTAAAATCTCTCGGTTTGTGGAAGGAGTCCACGCCCGAAATCGAGCTCCGTGAAGACATGATATACCACTTGACGGATGAGGACACGCAGAATGTGGTCGAAGGCCGCACGTACGAGGTCGGCAGGAAGTACTTACAGCGACACAACCAGGCTGGCCC GAGTCCTCCTGAAGCAGAAAAATCCTCGCCCGCTATATCTAATGCGCATGGCCAGTCATTCAGAGACCATTCCAGAGATGAACAAGATACTGCCGGTCCTTCCAAACCACCAATAGGACCACCGCTTCCTGATGACGACCATTACAA agTAAACGACGACAAGGAACCGATAATAGCTGTGACGACTGTATTAGAGAACAATAATAACCACTACCCGCAAGTGATATTGCTATC CATTCAGCGCTACATGCGGCCAACCAAGATGTTTTTCAAGCGGATGTTAGCGCCCGGAGCGCGTGTCACCGCCGACGTCTACGCTTACATGTTCCTCTGCGATTTCTTCAACTTCCTCGTCGTCATCTTCGGATTCGCTGCGTTTGGG ACTCATCAAGGCGATGGTGGCGTGCAAGCGTACTTAGAGGAGAACAAAGTGCCCATCCCGTTCTTAGTGATGCTCATACTCCAATTTGGTCTGATCGTCATTGACAGAGCCCTGTATTTGCGTAAATTCATGATGGGCAAGATACTCTTCCAGTATGCCCTCATTGTGGGCGTCCATGTGTGGATGTTCTTCGTGCTGCCTTTTATTACAGAGAg AACATTCAACGCACTATGGCCGCCGCCGATCTGGTACATGCTGAAGTGCGTGTACCTGCTGCTGTCGGCGTACCAGATCCGCTGCGGGTACCCGCGCCGCATCATCGGCAACTTCCTCTGCAAGTCCTACCGCTTCCTCAACATGATCTTCTTCAGAGG GTTCATGGCGGTGCCGTTTGTGTTCGAGCTGCGCACTCTGATGGACTGGATCTGGACGGACACCTCGATGACTCTCATGGACTGGCTCAAAATGGAGGACATATTCGCTAACGTCTTCCTGCTTAAA TGTTCGCGATACGTGGAGGACGAGTTCCCGCAGCCGCGCGGCGAGAAGAAGTCGACCGTCGTCAAGTATTTACTCGGAGGTGGAGTACTGGCCTTCGTCATTGCTATCATCTGGTTCCCACTAGTTTTCTTCGCCGTTGGCAATACC GTTGGTAAGCCGAATCCTCCAACGGATGTGACTGTAAAAATCCGCATCGGGCCGTACCTGCCTGTTTATCAGATGTCTGCGCAGTCGCACAATATAGATGT TTATTCGCAACAAGACTACACGCAGCTGGGCAACTTGTACGGGCGCGACCGCACCGCGCAGACGTTCCTCTCCAACTACATGTACAACGACGTGGCCGTCGTCTCCATCAACCCCAACTCCACCATGACCTGGGACATCTCCCCGCCTGAGCTGGCCAGGCTCGAGAACGAAGCTATGTCCA ACGCAACGATCACGGTGAAGTTCACATTCGTGATAACGCACCCGACGAACGCGGTGCCCAACCCGCCGACCATAGAGGACCACCGCGAGGTCGAGATGCTGGCGCTCGAGCCGGACGGCAAGCGGAACCCCGAGCGGGAGACGCTGGTGCAGATGCTGCAGGGCACTGCGCCCCCCAACGCTTG GTTGACAGTGAAATTGCTATTTCCTAAATTCGTGAAAGTATTCAACAAGGGAGAAGCCAAACCCGCCTATCAGCTTATATCGTGGGATCCAGATATTG AGGTCGTTGAGAGAATGTACAGGGACGTGAAGATGCGTTTGGAACGCGAGGATATCACCAACAAGATGTACTGGCGCGTGCACGAGTCATGTTCTTTGAGG GACAAGCTGAAGTCCGTCCCGATGAACAACTGCGACCTGCTGGTCATGTACACCTTCAACGACAAGCTGTTCCCGGAGACGCTCAACTTCATCTCGGGAAGCGG GATCATAGGATTGTACACAACGTTCGTGTTCTTGGCGTCGCGTATACTGCGAGGCTTCTTCTCTGGCATCTACACTAAGATCATGTTTGATGATTTGCCTAACGTTGACAGAGTTCTGCAGTTGTGCCTCGACATTTATTtg GTACGCGAAGCTCTGGAGTTAGCGTTAGAAGAAGATTTGTTCGCAAAACTGGTGTTCCTGTACCGCTCACCAGAAACTATGATAAAGTGGAGCCGGCCGAAAGAGGACACAGAGGAACAAAGGGCGCTGCCGCCCTCTCGTTGA